A window from Salvia miltiorrhiza cultivar Shanhuang (shh) chromosome 2, IMPLAD_Smil_shh, whole genome shotgun sequence encodes these proteins:
- the LOC131007973 gene encoding uncharacterized protein LOC131007973, with protein sequence MQETGKKFEKLKIQQLPREENQKADLLARVASAIEQTWSEDITLVFEPTREAVAQVYNIETRDDWRTPIIYYLKNGERMKEDTSRYAKYENYCLISDQLFKRSFTHPFLKCLAHEEAQFALEEIHHGCCGNHAGYKDLTRKVIRAGFYWPGIKGLHAKLRGLSEGIDIVGKLPTAPGGKYFLIVAVDYFSKWIEAEAITKIDDSTVEKFLWKNICCRYGVPRILVSDNGTQFTSKRIEDFCSRMDVTQKFMSVAHPQAKWVEELDTVLWALRTSPKTAIGEAPFTLVYGSNAVVPAEVRLESYRIITYDTAQNEELRRLDLDLIKLQREEAQVRAAKYKSIIKAGYDKKVKLCRLEKGDLVLKRVDILMPTGKFEAN encoded by the exons ATGCAAGAGACCGGGAAGAAGTTTGAGAAactcaaaatacaacaactGCCGAGGGAAGAGAACCAGAAGGCAGACCTCTTGGCCAGAGTAGCCAGCGCAATCGAACAAACTTGGAGCGAGGACATCACTTTGGTGTTCGAACCTACGAGGGAAGCGGTTGCACAAGTATACAACATTGAAACTAGGGATGATTGGAGAACTCCCATCATATACTATCTGAAGAATGGTGAACGAATGAAAGAGGATACTTCACGATACGCCAAATATGAGAATTATTGCCTCATTAGCGACCAGCTTTTTAAAAGATCCTTCACACACCCATTTCTGAAATGTTTGGCTCATGAAGAAGCACAGTTTGCCTTAGAAGAGATCCACCACGGGTGCTGTGGTAATCATGCCGGGTACAAGGACTTGACAAGGAAAGTGATCAGGGCAGGATTCTATTGGCCCGGAATCAAAGGCCTTCATGCAAAATTGCGAGGCCTGTCAGAG GGAATCGACATCGTAGGTAAACTACCAACTGCTCCAGGAGGcaaatattttctcatagtcGCTGTGGATTACTTCTCTAAATGGATCGAAGCAGAGGCTATCACAAAAATTGATGATAGCACGGTGGAGAAATTCCTATGGAAAAACATCTGCTGTCGGTATGGGGTGCCAAGGATCTTGGTCTCGGACAATGGAACTCAATTTACAAGTAAGAGGATAGAGGATTTTTGTTCCCGGATGGATGTCACACAGAAATTCATGTCAGTGGcgcacccccaagccaaatggGTTGAGGAGTTGGACACCGTGTTATGGGCACTTAGAACCAGTCCGAAGACCGCAATCGGAGAAGCCCCTTTCACTTTGGTGTACGGTTCAAATGCTGTGGTACCTGCTGAGGTAAGACTGGAATCCTACCGGATCATTACCTACGACACCGCACAGAACGAGGAATTGCGTCGACTTGATCTAGACTTGATTAAGCTGCAGAGAGAGGAAGCTCAAGTGAGAGCAGCAAAGTACAAAAGCATTATCAAGGCTGGTTACGATAAGAAAGTAAAGTTGTGCAGGCTTGAGAAGGGAGACTTAGTACTCAAAAGAGTAGATATCTTGATGCCCACAGGAAAATTCGAAGCTAACTAG